A single region of the Malus sylvestris chromosome 8, drMalSylv7.2, whole genome shotgun sequence genome encodes:
- the LOC126632797 gene encoding protein CURLY FLAG LEAF 1-like — MVSFQAHPLSPIQKKAIPDFENSSKKRKWDDDPYDHMEQLFEKRVKVPQSTPKSLFDIELHLETPLPLEWQRCLDIQSGQIHFYNTRTQMKTSRDPRRSPEPPTSPAADHHRRRRRPMSLDLELNLRSCDQSNANSDISSTHNFSALFMEPHRPTKSNPINLGFHVDHHHQQQQEMVATVCIKCHMLVMLCRSSPACPNCKYMHQLDQSPPNLFNFKPRRTSSFMC; from the exons ATGGTTTCTTTTCAAGCTCATCCTCTTTCTCCAATCCAAAAGAAGGCAATCCCAGACTTTGAGAATTcatccaagaaaagaaaatgggacGACGATCCATACGATCATATGGAGCAACTTTTCGAAAAACGTGTGAAAGTACCACAAAGCACACCGAAATCCTTGTTTGATATCGAGCTTCACCTTGAGACTCCATTGCCTTTGGAGTGGCAAAGATGCCTTGATATTCAg TCGGGGCAGATACATTTTTACAACACAAGGACTCAGATGAAGACTTCAAGGGACCCAAGGAGGAGCCCTGAGCCACCAACTAGTCCAGCTGCTGATCatcatcgtcgtcgtcgtcgtcccATGAGCCTCGACCTGGAGCTCAACCTAAGATCATGTGATCAATCCAACGCTAATTCAGACATTTCATCAACACACAACTTCAGTGCTTTGTTCATGGAACCCCACAGACCAACAAAAAGTAACCCtattaatttagggtttcatGTTGATCATCACCATCAGCAGCAGCAGGAGATGGTGGCCACTGTGTGCATCAAGTGCCACATGCTGGTGATGCTGTGCAGGTCTTCTCCTGCATGCCCTAACTGCAAGTACATGCACCAACTTGATCAGAGCCCCCCAAACCTATTCAATTTCAAGCCAAGGCGTACTAGTAGCTTCATgtgttaa
- the LOC126633493 gene encoding sugar transport protein 5-like, whose amino-acid sequence MAVGGFAVDGPLAVTGIDGKITVSVVTTCIVAASCGLIFGYDIGISGGVTTMAPFLNKFFPEVLRKGGPPKNIYCVYDSQVLTAFTSSLYIAGLAASLVASRLARTIGRRNVMLLGGCTFFAGSAINGGAVNVAMLILGRILLGFGVGFTNQSAPIYLSEIAPPKWRGAFSTGFQFFIGIGVVASNCINYATAKHSWGWRLSLGLAIVPATIMTVGALFISDSPTSLVERNRVDQARKSLVKIRGKNDIEDELALLIKASEVARALNEEPFVTIFQRQYRPQLLIGALAVPFFQQLSGINIIAFYAPVLFQSVGFGNDSALIASIILGLVNLGSILVSTYMVDRHGRRFLFMEGGIQMVICQVGVAIVLAATTGTDGNGHISKGYAILVLVMMCFYAAGFGWSWGPLSWLIPSEIFPMKIRPTGQSMGLAVNFATTFVLSQTFLSMLCHFKYATFLFYGGWILVMTIFVALFLPETKGIPLDQVHTVWAKHWYWRRFVEGSPKVNANENE is encoded by the exons GAGGAGTAACTACAATGGCACCATTTCTGAACAAATTTTTCCCAGAAGTGCTGAGAAAGGGAGGGCCCCCAAAAAACATATATTGTGTGTATGATAGCCAGGTTTTGACAGCATTCACATCCTCCCTCTACATAGCGGGGTTGGCTGCGTCGCTTGTGGCCAGCCGTCTGGCCAGGACTATCGGCCGCCGGAATGTTATGCTTCTGGGTGGCTGCACCTTCTTTGCTGGATCTGCGATCAATGGTGGCGCCGTCAATGTTGCCATGCTTATTTTGGGCCGTATCTTGCTCGGTTTTGGGGTTGGTTTCACAAACCAA tCTGCTCCAATCTACCTCTCAGAGATTGCACCACCCAAGTGGCGAGGTGCATTCAGCACAGGCTTTCAGTTCTTCATAGGAATTGGGGTGGTGGCATCCAACTGCATAAACTACGCCACCGCCAAGCACAGCTGGGGCTGGCGTCTCTCCCTCGGCCTCGCCATAGTCCCAGCCACCATCATGACTGTTGGCGCCCTTTTCATTTCGGACTCACCCACAAGCTTAGTAGAACGCAACAGGGTCGACCAAGCCAGAAAATCCCTAGTTAAAATCCGAGGCAAGAACGACATCGAGGACGAGCTGGCCCTTCTTATCAAGGCCAGTGAAGTTGCCAGAGCCCTCAATGAGGAGCCTTTTGTCACCATATTTCAGAGGCAGTATAGGCCTCAGCTTTTGATCGGTGCGCTTGCTGTGCCGTTTTTCCAGCAGCTCAGTGGGATTAATATCATTGCTTTCTATGCTCCTGTTTTGTTTCAATCTGTGGGTTTTGGAAATGATTCTGCTCTTATTGCTTCGATTATACTTGGGTTGGTGAATCTTGGTTCGATCCTTGTGTCTACGTATATGGTTGATCGGCATGGTCGGAGGTTTTTGTTCATGGAGGGTGGCATCCAGATGGTCATCTGTCAG GTTGGTGTGGCTATAGTTCTGGCAGCTACGACAGGTACGGATGGCAACGGCCATATCTCAAAGGGCTATGCCATACTAGTTCTTGTAATGATGTGTTTTTATgctgctggttttggttggtcaTGGGGACCTTTGAGTTGGCTTATCCCAAGTGAAATATTCCCCATGAAAATTCGACCCACAGGCCAAAGCATGGGGCTAGCAGTAAACTTTGCCACCACATTTGTTCTCTCCCAAACCTTCTTGTCCATGTTATGCCATTTCAAATACGCCACGTTCTTGTTCTACGGCGGTTGGATTCTGGTGATGACCATTTTCGTTGCGCTCTTCCTGCCGGAGACTAAAGGAATCCCGCTGGATCAAGTTCACACTGTGTGGGCGAAGCATTGGTATTGGCGCCGGTTCGTTGAAGGTAGCCCTAAGGTTAATGCCAATGAAAATGAGTAA